The proteins below are encoded in one region of Malaclemys terrapin pileata isolate rMalTer1 chromosome 20, rMalTer1.hap1, whole genome shotgun sequence:
- the MBOAT7 gene encoding lysophospholipid acyltransferase 7, which translates to MTPEEWTYLAVLLFSIPIGFVFKRVGHQVKQFGGAAVGLLLMLVTCNIHTLHSLVTILGTWVILSLSPRSCHYLTLGWTFSYLLFFRTVTFFGLPAPTPFTNAVQLLLTLKMVSLANEVQEISQAKKQDVTSFAKGPAIGLIPSVPGLGPILCYSYCYVGLMTGPFYRYRTHLDWLQQPDSQVIPSWRPLLARARLVPVYGLLFLGAARLFPLEYVRSEAFAARALPFRLFYMVPVFFVFRMRFYVAWLCAECACIAAAFGAYPTAARARPGGGPTTYCPRAEEGAPGVAPPEYDYETIKNIDPYGTDFCVRVRDGMRYWNMSVQWWLAQYIYKSAPFRSYVMRSGWTMLISAYWHGLHPGYYLSFLTIPLCLAAEGAMEAGLRGRRGAAPESDRSWGAWVHWFLKMRAYDYMCMGFVLLELGATLQYWRSVYFCVHLGALALLLLGRALSRTAPRAPSAPEGPHRE; encoded by the exons atgaCCCCGGAGGAATGGACCTACCTGGCCGTTCTGCTTTTCTCTATCCCCATTGGCTTTGTCTTCAAGAGAGTGG gacaCCAAGTGAAGCAGTTTgggggggcagctgtggggctgctcCTGATGCTGGTCACCTGCAACATCCACACCTTGCACTCCCTGGTCACCATCCTGGGCACATGGGTCatcctcagcctctccccaag GTCCTGTCACTACCTGACCCTCGGCTGGACCTTCTCCTACCTGCTCTTCTTCCGGACAGTGACTTTCTTCGGGCTGccggcccccacccccttcaccaacgctgtgcagctgctgctgaccCTCAag ATGGTGAGCCTGGCCAATGAGGTGCAGGAGATCAGCCAGGCCAAGAAGCAGGACGTCACCTCGTTCGCCAAGGGCCCCGCGATTGGGCTGATCCCCAGCGTGCCGGGGCTGGGCCCGATCCTCTGCTACAGTTACTGCTACGTGGGGCTCATGACAG GCCCCTTCTACCGTTACAGGACCCACCTGGACTGGCTACAGCAGCCGGACTCGCAGGTCATCCCCAGCTGGCGCCCTCTGCTGGCGCGGGCCAGGCTGGTCCCGGTctacgggctgctcttcctgggggcagcccggctcttccCGCTGGAGTACGTGCGGAGCGAGGCCTTCGCCGCCCGGGCGCTGCCCTTCCGCCTCTTCTACATGGTGCCCGTCTTCTTCGTCTTCCGCATGCGCTTCTACGTGGCCTGGCTCTGCGCCGAGTGTGCCTGCATTGCCGCCGCCTTTGGGGCCTACCCCACGGCCGCCCGCGCCCGCCCCGGCGGGGGCCCCACCACCTACTGTCCCAG ggcggAGGAGGGGGCGCCAGGGGTGGCTCCCCCCGAGTATGACTACGAGACCATCAAGAACATCGACCCGTACGGCACCGACTTCTGCGTGCGGGTGCGGGACGGCATGCGGTACTGGAACATGAGTGTGCAGTGGTGGCTAGCCCAGTACATCTACAAGAGCGCCCCCTTCCGCTCCTACGTCATGAg gagcGGCTGGACCATGCTGATCTCGGCCTATTGGCACGGCCTGCACCCCGGTTACTACCTCAGTTTCCTGACCATCCCGCTGTGCCTGGCGGCCGAGGGGGCGATGGAGGCCGGGCTGCGGGGGCGCCGGGGGGCGGCGCCGGAGTCCGACCGTTCCTGGGGCGCCTGGGTGCACTGGTTCCTCAAGATGCGGGCGTACGACTACATGTGCATGGGCTTcgtgctgctggagctgggcgcCACCCTGCAGTACTGGCGCTCCGTCTACTTCTGCGTCCACCTGGGCgccctggccctgctgctcctgggCCGCGCCCTGTCCCGGACTGCCCCCCGGGCCCCCTCCGCCCCCGAGGGGCCACACCGCGagtga
- the TMC4 gene encoding transmembrane channel-like protein 4 isoform X1 — translation MEPRWVQTGRDGPDDEGGQQLPPSSLFLQLPSNATLRFRGNVAKSWGAAMDEGEPPGTPQERERAEVGEQESVPLKQLPLCMAEKRTLRLREQQAAWKRSRWERWQVGMRRLRGQVGDALLYAQVWRGSLHHIEGHFGTGIQSYFNFLRFLVLLNLGGALLVMGFVVAPNAAFEGLRLNQTQQGPNSTVISCLQYDPTTRGLVSYFTYLMDLLSGTGFMELTYLFYGYYQNSAVDFVGFSYNIPLAYLLSMLGYFSVCLLWIVHRAVHLLKRSLVSENGALSTYSNKVFAGWDFCLGPGAAVHIKHSSLRYELRMDLEEQTLRRLMAQRSPGQRLALYGLRGALNLLVVALLGAAFYCVYLATEYSQKGQQDTGSGQQGLVLGLLVAYLPSIVITFANQLVPLAFGLLVRLERYPLSLEIRLTLFRTVFLRLSSLLVLLFSLWSQITCHGDPNADSCKTCGYNYTQHPCWETSVGQEMYKLLVFDLLVVLLVLLLVEFPRKLLVTHGPAPLARLWGQQEFLVPPNVLDLVYGQTVCWVGAAFSPLLPLLNTAKFVLLFYLKKLTLFSNCRPADRTFRASSASFFFLLVLLLGLAIAWVPLLYSVFVLQPSHACGPFRGEPTMWSTLWEAIDTLPHVAREFLQFVGSLAFAVPLFLLLCILMFYLMALAHSYSSLVKELKGQLRLEGRDKVFLVTQITELS, via the exons ATGGAGCCGCGCTGGGTGCAGACGGGCCGGGATGGGCCAG ATGATGAGGGGGGACAGCAGCTGCCTCCCTCATCCCTCTTCCTCCAGCTGCCAAGCAACGCGACCCTGCGTTTCCGTGGCAACGTGGCCAAGTCCTGGGGGGCTGCGATGGACGAGGGGGagcccccagggaccccccaggAGCGGGAGAGGGCAGAAGTCGGGGAGCAGGAATCGGTTCCCCTGAAACAGCTGCCGCTCTGCATGGCGGAGAAACGGACACTCAG GCTCCGGGAGCAGCAGGCGGCCTGGAAACGGAGCCGTTGGGAGCGGTGGCAGGTGGGGATGCGCCGCCTGCGGGGACAGGTGGGGGACGCCCTGCTGTACGCCCAGGTGTGGAGGGGCTCGCTGCACCACATCGAAG GTCACTTCGGAACCGGGATCCAGTCGTATTTCAACTTCCTGCGCTTCCTGGTGCTGCTGAACCTGGGGGGGGCCCTGCTCGTGATGGGGTTCGTGGTGGCCCCCAACGCCGCCTTCGAGGGGCTGCGGCTGAACCAGACCCAGCAGGGGCCGAACTCCACAG tgaTCAGCTGCCTGCAGTATGACCCCACCACGCGGGGCCTGGTCAGCTACTTCACCTACCTCATGGACCTGCTCTCCGGGACG GGGTTCATGGAGCTCACCTACCTGTTCTACGGTTATTACCAAAACTCGGCCGTGGATTTCGTGGGCTTCTCCTATAACATCCCCCTGGCCTATCTGCTGAGCATGTTGGGCTACTTCTCCGTCTGCCTCCTCTGGATCGTCCACCG GGCCGTCCATCTCCTGAAGCGCAGCCTGGTCAGCGAGAACGGGGCGCTCAGCACCTACAGCAACAAGGTCTTCGCCGGCTGGGACTTCTGCCTGGGGCCCGGCGCCGCGGTGCACATAAAACACAGCAGCCTCCGCTACGAGCTGCGG ATGGACCTGGAGGAACAGACCTTACGGCGGCTCATGGCCCAGCGCAGCCCGGGCCAGCGACTTGCCCTGTACGGCCTGCGCGGGGCCCTCAacctgctggtggtggcactgctGGGGGCGGCTTTCTACTGCGTCTACCTGGCCACCGAGTACTCGCAGAAGGGCCAG caggacaCTGGCTCAGGGCAGCAGGGACTGGTCCTGGGGCTACTGGTGGCCTATCTGCCCTCCATAGTCATCACATTCGCCAACCAGCTGGTGCCACTGGCCTTCGGGCTCCTCGTGCGCCTGGAGAGATACCCGCTCAGCCTGGAGATCCGGCTCACCCTGTTCAG GACCGTGTTCCTGCGTCTCTCCAGCCTCCTCGTTCTCCTTTTCTCCCTCTGGTCCCAGATCACCTGCCACGGGGACCCCAACGCCGATTCCTGCAAGACCTGTGGCTACAACTACACGCAGCACCCG tgctgGGAGACGAGCGTGGGGCAGGAGATGTACAAGCTGCTGGTGTTCGACCTGCTCGtggtgctgctggtgctgctgctggtggagttCCCCAGGAA gctgctggtgacccacggccccgcccccctggcccggctgtgggggcagcaggagTTCCTGGTGCCCCCCAACGTGCTGGACCTGGTGTATGGCCAGACCGTGTGCTGGGTCGGCGCCGCCttctcccccctgctgcccctgctcaACACCGCCAAGTTCGTCCTGCTTTTCTACCTCAAGAAG CTCACGCTGTTCTCGAACTGCCGCCCGGCCGACCGCACCTTCCGCGCCTCCAGCGCCAGCTTCTTCTTCCTGCTGGTTCTGCTGCTGGGCCTGGCCATCGCCTGGGTGCCCCTGCTGTACAGCGTCTTTGT cctccagccctcCCACGCCTGTGGCCCGTTCCGGGGTGAGCCGACCATGTGGAGCACCCTCTGGGAGGCCATCGATACCCTGCCCCATGTGGCCAGGGAGTTCCTGCAGTTTGTGGGCTCGCTGGCCTTCGCCGTGCCACTCTTCCTGCTGCTGTG CATCCTCATGTTTTACCTGATGGCCCTGGCTCATTCCTACAGCTCCCTGGTGAAGGAACTCAAAGGGCAGCTGCGGCTG GAGGGGCGGGATAAGGTCTTCTTAGTGACTCAGATCACGGAGCTCAGCTAA
- the TMC4 gene encoding transmembrane channel-like protein 4 isoform X2, which produces MEPRWVQTGRDGPDDEGGQQLPPSSLFLQLPSNATLRFRGNVAKSWGAAMDEGEPPGTPQERERAEVGEQESVPLKQLPLCMAEKRTLRLREQQAAWKRSRWERWQVGMRRLRGQVGDALLYAQVWRGSLHHIEGHFGTGIQSYFNFLRFLVLLNLGGALLVMGFVVAPNAAFEGLRLNQTQQGPNSTVISCLQYDPTTRGLVSYFTYLMDLLSGTGFMELTYLFYGYYQNSAVDFVGFSYNIPLAYLLSMLGYFSVCLLWIVHRAVHLLKRSLVSENGALSTYSNKVFAGWDFCLGPGAAVHIKHSSLRYELRMDLEEQTLRRLMAQRSPGQRLALYGLRGALNLLVVALLGAAFYCVYLATEYSQKGQDTGSGQQGLVLGLLVAYLPSIVITFANQLVPLAFGLLVRLERYPLSLEIRLTLFRTVFLRLSSLLVLLFSLWSQITCHGDPNADSCKTCGYNYTQHPCWETSVGQEMYKLLVFDLLVVLLVLLLVEFPRKLLVTHGPAPLARLWGQQEFLVPPNVLDLVYGQTVCWVGAAFSPLLPLLNTAKFVLLFYLKKLTLFSNCRPADRTFRASSASFFFLLVLLLGLAIAWVPLLYSVFVLQPSHACGPFRGEPTMWSTLWEAIDTLPHVAREFLQFVGSLAFAVPLFLLLCILMFYLMALAHSYSSLVKELKGQLRLEGRDKVFLVTQITELS; this is translated from the exons ATGGAGCCGCGCTGGGTGCAGACGGGCCGGGATGGGCCAG ATGATGAGGGGGGACAGCAGCTGCCTCCCTCATCCCTCTTCCTCCAGCTGCCAAGCAACGCGACCCTGCGTTTCCGTGGCAACGTGGCCAAGTCCTGGGGGGCTGCGATGGACGAGGGGGagcccccagggaccccccaggAGCGGGAGAGGGCAGAAGTCGGGGAGCAGGAATCGGTTCCCCTGAAACAGCTGCCGCTCTGCATGGCGGAGAAACGGACACTCAG GCTCCGGGAGCAGCAGGCGGCCTGGAAACGGAGCCGTTGGGAGCGGTGGCAGGTGGGGATGCGCCGCCTGCGGGGACAGGTGGGGGACGCCCTGCTGTACGCCCAGGTGTGGAGGGGCTCGCTGCACCACATCGAAG GTCACTTCGGAACCGGGATCCAGTCGTATTTCAACTTCCTGCGCTTCCTGGTGCTGCTGAACCTGGGGGGGGCCCTGCTCGTGATGGGGTTCGTGGTGGCCCCCAACGCCGCCTTCGAGGGGCTGCGGCTGAACCAGACCCAGCAGGGGCCGAACTCCACAG tgaTCAGCTGCCTGCAGTATGACCCCACCACGCGGGGCCTGGTCAGCTACTTCACCTACCTCATGGACCTGCTCTCCGGGACG GGGTTCATGGAGCTCACCTACCTGTTCTACGGTTATTACCAAAACTCGGCCGTGGATTTCGTGGGCTTCTCCTATAACATCCCCCTGGCCTATCTGCTGAGCATGTTGGGCTACTTCTCCGTCTGCCTCCTCTGGATCGTCCACCG GGCCGTCCATCTCCTGAAGCGCAGCCTGGTCAGCGAGAACGGGGCGCTCAGCACCTACAGCAACAAGGTCTTCGCCGGCTGGGACTTCTGCCTGGGGCCCGGCGCCGCGGTGCACATAAAACACAGCAGCCTCCGCTACGAGCTGCGG ATGGACCTGGAGGAACAGACCTTACGGCGGCTCATGGCCCAGCGCAGCCCGGGCCAGCGACTTGCCCTGTACGGCCTGCGCGGGGCCCTCAacctgctggtggtggcactgctGGGGGCGGCTTTCTACTGCGTCTACCTGGCCACCGAGTACTCGCAGAAGGGCCAG gacaCTGGCTCAGGGCAGCAGGGACTGGTCCTGGGGCTACTGGTGGCCTATCTGCCCTCCATAGTCATCACATTCGCCAACCAGCTGGTGCCACTGGCCTTCGGGCTCCTCGTGCGCCTGGAGAGATACCCGCTCAGCCTGGAGATCCGGCTCACCCTGTTCAG GACCGTGTTCCTGCGTCTCTCCAGCCTCCTCGTTCTCCTTTTCTCCCTCTGGTCCCAGATCACCTGCCACGGGGACCCCAACGCCGATTCCTGCAAGACCTGTGGCTACAACTACACGCAGCACCCG tgctgGGAGACGAGCGTGGGGCAGGAGATGTACAAGCTGCTGGTGTTCGACCTGCTCGtggtgctgctggtgctgctgctggtggagttCCCCAGGAA gctgctggtgacccacggccccgcccccctggcccggctgtgggggcagcaggagTTCCTGGTGCCCCCCAACGTGCTGGACCTGGTGTATGGCCAGACCGTGTGCTGGGTCGGCGCCGCCttctcccccctgctgcccctgctcaACACCGCCAAGTTCGTCCTGCTTTTCTACCTCAAGAAG CTCACGCTGTTCTCGAACTGCCGCCCGGCCGACCGCACCTTCCGCGCCTCCAGCGCCAGCTTCTTCTTCCTGCTGGTTCTGCTGCTGGGCCTGGCCATCGCCTGGGTGCCCCTGCTGTACAGCGTCTTTGT cctccagccctcCCACGCCTGTGGCCCGTTCCGGGGTGAGCCGACCATGTGGAGCACCCTCTGGGAGGCCATCGATACCCTGCCCCATGTGGCCAGGGAGTTCCTGCAGTTTGTGGGCTCGCTGGCCTTCGCCGTGCCACTCTTCCTGCTGCTGTG CATCCTCATGTTTTACCTGATGGCCCTGGCTCATTCCTACAGCTCCCTGGTGAAGGAACTCAAAGGGCAGCTGCGGCTG GAGGGGCGGGATAAGGTCTTCTTAGTGACTCAGATCACGGAGCTCAGCTAA